TAGCGGAATCAAATACGAGACAACCGTGAAAAAGCGACCACTAATAAGGTCAGACAAAAGTTGCCCTTTTTGATTTGGAATAAAAAGATGACGCTGGTCTTCCCGATACTCTTCATAACTTTTATTGTTATAAAAAGTAAGGTGATTTTTCTTGGCCTCTTGTTTACTTTCTTCAAACTGCGCTAAGTCCATGACGTATTTTTGCTCGTTATGATAATTTTGTATGCTTTGACCCAAATTCACCGCTGACAGCAACAGTGCAAAGACTACCATCACCCGCAACAAAACTTTATGTCGCGATCTTACCAGTTTCAATAAACGATCTTCACCCATTTATTTCACCTCCGCGTTTTTGGCGCGAAACTCAACTTTAAATAAATCAGATAGCGATAACGGCAAACTCTCATTCAGCACGGGTTCTTCGGCGGCAATCGCGGCCTTGACTTCAGGTGTGAAATGCGGGAAAACCGCTTCGATCACGCGTCCACGAATGGTCAGAATCCGACCTTGTTCCCTGATCACATCAGGAATCGCCTTGGTTTTGAAAACTAACTGCAGCTTGATCGCCTGCTGTCTGACGTCCTCTAGCGTCAAGTCCTGACTGATCCGACCGGCTTTAACGAACAAAACGCGATCTGACAAGCCGTCTAATTCGACTAGATTATGTGAGGCGATGAGAAAGGTTCGTTTACCATCAGCAACAGCATCTACCACCAAATTGACAATCCGCTCGCGAATCAGCAAATCCAACCCATCAAATGGTTCATCCAGAAAAACATACGGTGCCCCGCTCGCCAGCGCCAACGCCACCATCACCAATGCCTGGTAACCTTTTGAAAGACTCTGAAAACGTTGTGATCCTTGCAGGCCGAACTTTTTGATTAGCGCCATAAACCGCGCTTGATCAAACGTCGCATAGAGCAATTGATAATCGCCGGCGATTTTATCCAGCCGGTATTTACGGAAGAAGAGATGTTGATTATCAAGGTAAAAAAGATTTTCGCGTTGTTCCGGATGGTCGGTCAAGTCCTGTTCATCCAACTCAATGGTGCCCCCGTCCGCACGATATTGATGCGTCACTGTTCGGAAGATGGTCGTTTTCCCAATACCGTTAGGCCCGACAAGCCCGACCACCTGCCCTAGTGATAAGGAAAATGTGATGTTATTCAGTACAGCCTGATCGGCAATCTTTTTTTGCAATTTTGTGATCGTTAAACTCATGCTTGTCCCTCCTTCTCATTGAGCCATGCCTGCAGAATGGGAATGCTGATCCCCAAACTCTGCGCTTCAACCACTAAGGCATCAAATTTAGGCCGAAATGCCGCAATATCTTTTGTATTGGCCTGCCTTAACGGTTCGGCAATGAACGAGCCGCGTCCTGGCTCAACATAGATCACGCCATCTGCTTCAAGCTGCTTATAGGCCTTTGCAATCGTGTTGGGATTGAGCTGCTCTTGTTTTGCCATCTCTCGCACCGATGGCAATTTGTCACCTGGCAGCAGCACGCCTTGCACCACTTGTGCTTTAATTTGCAACACAAGGCGCTCGTAGTAAGCCAAATGGGCATACGGATCAGTCGCCATGACCACGCCCCCTTTCGTATTATGTGTACTATTATACGTAGTACACTTAAAAAGGCAAGCGAAAAGAGCAAGTCTTATCGAACGACTTGCTCTCACGTTTTTTCCAAACAAAAAACGCCGACTAGCGGCGTTTTCGACAAATTATGCTTCTGGTTCTTTTAGAGTCGGCCCGTAATGCTCCAAGAAATAAATGAGCGTCTGTAATTCTGTTGCTAGGTCAACGTTTTGCACGCGAACATAACTTGGTACAGAGATGCGAATCGGGGTGAAGTTCATGATGCCCTTGATCCCTGCTTTAACCAAATCATCCGTAATGTGTTGCGCAGCATCAATCGGCACCGTCAAAATCACAATTTCGATTTGCTGATCCTTGATCTGTTTGATCATTTCATCCATGGGATAGATTGGGACACCGCTTTGGATGGTACCAGCTAATTCGGGATTAATATCAAAGCCAGCACTAATCCGAATGTTGTTTGCCTGCCGAAAGTTGTAATTCAACAGCGCGTGACCAAGATTGCCAACACCGACTAACCCGACATTGGTTAACCGATCCTGATTCAGAATCTTTTTAAAGAAATTAAGTAGATCGACGACATCATAGCCGTAACCGCGTTTACCCAATGCACCAAAGTATGAAAAATCACGCCGAATAGTTGCCGAATCAACCTTCACTGCGTCCGACAATTCAGTCGAACTGATCTTGGTTGTTCCGGAATTGGCTAGAAAATTCAGATAACGGTAGTACACGGGCAGGCGTTTTGCCGTTGCTTTGGGGATGATTGTTTCCGCCATATAAGCAAGCCTCCTGTAGAAGTATTCCCACGCAGAACATGTGAGCTGTCCAACATAGTATCTCTTGCTTATATTAGCTGGTTTATAGTGTGAAGGCAAGCGGATACATCTTCACAAGCAAATTTTTTATTATCCAGGGACCATCGGGGAACGCGCGCCGATGAACGAAACTATGGTATATTAGGTTCTAACGATTATTGTGAAAGAAGGTATCCCTGTGATCATTTTGCAGGCGCAACAAGTTGGCCGCAGTTTTAACGGCAATGAATTATTTGCTAACGTCAACTTAGAAATTCAAAACGGCGCGCGCATTGGCTTAGTCGGGCCCAACGGCATTGGCAAGACGACCCTGCTGGAGATCCTGACTGGTATTGCCCCACCCGATGCTGGTCAGGTCACAACCATGAAGAACCTGTCAATTGGTTATTTAGCACAGAATTCAGGACTTGATTCTGACAAAACGATTTTTAAAGAAATGCTGACGGTCTTTGCACCATTACAAGCGATGGCTCGGCAAATACATGACTTAGAAGTTAAACTCGGTGATCCGCAACTCATCGCCGACAAAGAAGCTTTTGCGGCAACGATGAAACAATACGATCAATTGCAACATGACTTTAACGAACAAAATGGTTATGGCTATGAAGCCGAAATTCGTTCCGTTTTACATGGTTTTCAGTTCGGCGAAACGACTTATGACAAGCCGGTTGGCACTTTATCTGGCGGTGAGCGGTCTCGATTGGCGCTGGCGAAGCTGCTACTCGAAAAACACGACTTGATCATCCTTGACGAACCCACCAACCATCTTGACATTGAAACCTTGAGTTGGCTTGAAGGGTACTTAAAAACCTATCCGGGCGCTATTTTAACTGTCAGTCATGACCAATATTTCCTCGATCACGTGGTCACTGAGATCTATGAATTAGATCATCACCACGCGACACATTACAAAACTAACTATAGCGGCTATCTCAAGCAAAAAGCTGATCGTCAAGCTCAAGCTTGGAAGGCTTACAATAAGCAGCAGGAAGAAATTGCCAAGCTGCAGGATTTTGTCGACAAGAATATTGTCCGCGCTAGCACCACCAAACAGGCTCAAGCTCGACGTAAACAATTAGAAAAAATGGATGTGCTTGAAAAACCTGCTGGCGATAATAAGACGGTGCATTTTAACTTTACCCCAACGCGACCAAGCGGTAATGAAGTTTTAAAAGTCGAGCAGGCGACAGTTGGTTATGAGCCGGACAAACCCATGGCTGGCCCGATTGACTTTCAAGTGAATAAGTTTGACCGAATTGCGATCATCGGACCAAATGGTGTCGGTAAATCTACTTTACTGAAAAGTGTTTTGGGAAAAATTCCTTTTCTTAAAGGAGATGCCAAGTTTGGCGCCAATGTCGACGTAGGCTATTACGATCAGGAAATTCAACAGCTTAACCCTAAAAACACTGTCATTGACGAAATCTGGGACGATCACCCGATGATGCCTGAGAAGGATGTCCGGTCCGTGCTCGCGGCCTTCCTTTTTTTGGCGGACGACATTCAAAAACCGGTCAGTGCCTTATCTGGCGGCCAAAAAGCGCGGCTGGAACTCACTAAATTAGCGTTGAAACACGATAATTTCTTAGTGCTTGATGAACCGACCAACCATTTGGACATCAACAGCAAAGAAGTCCTAGAACAGGCCTTAAAAGACTTCAGCGGGACTGTCTTATTTGTTTCGCATGACCGGTACTTCATCAACGAGTTGGCAACAAATGTGGTCGCTATTGCCCCGACCGGCAGCACTACTTATCTGGGCAACTGGGATTACTATCAAGAAAAACTCACCGAAACTCAGGCAGAAGCAGCCGCCGCAGCCGCTGCTCAGCCAACGGCAAAAACTGAAACTGCTGGTGCGACCTCTTACCAGCAGTCCAAAGAAGACGCCCGCGCTGAACGCAAACTTCAGCGGGAAGTGGATGATTTAGAG
This genomic window from Lacticaseibacillus paracasei subsp. paracasei contains:
- a CDS encoding redox-sensing transcriptional repressor Rex, giving the protein MAETIIPKATAKRLPVYYRYLNFLANSGTTKISSTELSDAVKVDSATIRRDFSYFGALGKRGYGYDVVDLLNFFKKILNQDRLTNVGLVGVGNLGHALLNYNFRQANNIRISAGFDINPELAGTIQSGVPIYPMDEMIKQIKDQQIEIVILTVPIDAAQHITDDLVKAGIKGIMNFTPIRISVPSYVRVQNVDLATELQTLIYFLEHYGPTLKEPEA
- a CDS encoding ATP-binding cassette domain-containing protein, which produces MSLTITKLQKKIADQAVLNNITFSLSLGQVVGLVGPNGIGKTTIFRTVTHQYRADGGTIELDEQDLTDHPEQRENLFYLDNQHLFFRKYRLDKIAGDYQLLYATFDQARFMALIKKFGLQGSQRFQSLSKGYQALVMVALALASGAPYVFLDEPFDGLDLLIRERIVNLVVDAVADGKRTFLIASHNLVELDGLSDRVLFVKAGRISQDLTLEDVRQQAIKLQLVFKTKAIPDVIREQGRILTIRGRVIEAVFPHFTPEVKAAIAAEEPVLNESLPLSLSDLFKVEFRAKNAEVK
- a CDS encoding ABC-F family ATP-binding cassette domain-containing protein, whose product is MIILQAQQVGRSFNGNELFANVNLEIQNGARIGLVGPNGIGKTTLLEILTGIAPPDAGQVTTMKNLSIGYLAQNSGLDSDKTIFKEMLTVFAPLQAMARQIHDLEVKLGDPQLIADKEAFAATMKQYDQLQHDFNEQNGYGYEAEIRSVLHGFQFGETTYDKPVGTLSGGERSRLALAKLLLEKHDLIILDEPTNHLDIETLSWLEGYLKTYPGAILTVSHDQYFLDHVVTEIYELDHHHATHYKTNYSGYLKQKADRQAQAWKAYNKQQEEIAKLQDFVDKNIVRASTTKQAQARRKQLEKMDVLEKPAGDNKTVHFNFTPTRPSGNEVLKVEQATVGYEPDKPMAGPIDFQVNKFDRIAIIGPNGVGKSTLLKSVLGKIPFLKGDAKFGANVDVGYYDQEIQQLNPKNTVIDEIWDDHPMMPEKDVRSVLAAFLFLADDIQKPVSALSGGQKARLELTKLALKHDNFLVLDEPTNHLDINSKEVLEQALKDFSGTVLFVSHDRYFINELATNVVAIAPTGSTTYLGNWDYYQEKLTETQAEAAAAAAAQPTAKTETAGATSYQQSKEDARAERKLQREVDDLEQQLQDLSQQEAKIQKAMTAPDVLSDYVKMQTLQTELETVQKQTAKVEDAWEEKGIQLEDMHADNN
- a CDS encoding GntR family transcriptional regulator; this translates as MATDPYAHLAYYERLVLQIKAQVVQGVLLPGDKLPSVREMAKQEQLNPNTIAKAYKQLEADGVIYVEPGRGSFIAEPLRQANTKDIAAFRPKFDALVVEAQSLGISIPILQAWLNEKEGQA